A single genomic interval of Candidatus Saccharimonadales bacterium harbors:
- a CDS encoding sigma factor-like helix-turn-helix DNA-binding protein, translating into MSQTANALDVRAVVKSILDSIDRDREKEIIGRRFGLYDRRETLEQIGELLGITRERVRQLEKAILARLKAQAAEDQLLQLKSAEKAIIKELHELGLVATVINLAQALTEQDDERTHAHVALLASISPGLELIDENDRYRQAVAIRDKYDERKIKQAIKQVIDAIKTVGEPITAEELHARLSLEHPRHIAALASISKELATLRGLWGLIRWPLVNPKNIRDKIYVILKDNQKPMHFSDIAKQIKASTFKRKDVTTQAIHNELIKDPRFVLIGRGIYALKEWGYKRGTVADVIAEVLKKSGKPLHRDEIVKRVLKSRRVKETTILLNLQGKPQFKRVAKATYAFDETA; encoded by the coding sequence ATGTCCCAAACAGCAAACGCGCTTGACGTACGCGCCGTGGTCAAAAGTATTCTCGACTCAATCGATAGAGACCGGGAAAAGGAGATCATTGGACGTCGTTTTGGCTTATATGACCGCCGTGAGACTCTCGAGCAAATCGGGGAGCTGTTAGGTATTACCCGCGAGCGGGTTCGACAGCTGGAAAAGGCCATCCTTGCCCGGCTGAAGGCCCAGGCCGCCGAAGATCAATTACTTCAGCTTAAGTCGGCCGAGAAGGCCATTATCAAAGAATTACACGAGCTCGGCTTGGTGGCTACCGTTATCAATTTGGCCCAGGCCTTAACCGAACAGGACGACGAACGGACCCATGCCCACGTGGCCTTACTGGCTTCAATCTCACCCGGCCTGGAACTAATCGATGAAAACGACCGATACCGACAAGCCGTCGCTATCCGTGACAAATATGACGAGAGAAAGATCAAGCAAGCCATCAAGCAGGTCATTGACGCCATCAAAACTGTCGGCGAACCAATCACGGCCGAAGAACTCCACGCCCGTCTTAGTTTAGAACACCCCCGGCATATCGCCGCTCTGGCCAGCATCAGCAAGGAGTTGGCGACCTTACGCGGTCTATGGGGACTAATCCGCTGGCCGCTGGTCAATCCCAAGAATATCCGCGATAAGATTTACGTCATTTTAAAAGACAATCAAAAGCCGATGCACTTTTCCGACATCGCCAAACAGATCAAAGCCTCGACCTTCAAGCGCAAGGACGTTACTACTCAGGCCATTCATAACGAACTTATCAAAGATCCACGCTTTGTGCTGATCGGCCGAGGAATTTACGCCCTAAAAGAGTGGGGCTATAAGCGCGGCACAGTAGCCGATGTCATTGCCGAGGTGCTCAAAAAAAGCGGCAAGCCGTTACACCGCGATGAAATCGTTAAGCGCGTGCTC